In Calothrix sp. PCC 7507, one DNA window encodes the following:
- a CDS encoding methylated-DNA--[protein]-cysteine S-methyltransferase, which yields MNPIKEESVDYSEDYERIAQAIAFMREHHLNQPDLATIAEYVNLSEYHFQRLFSKWAGISPKRFLQYLTVEYAKSRIAQTKSLLDLTLDVGLSSPGRLHDLFVNLEAMSPGEFKTGGTGLQIWYGIHDTPFGKSLIATTARGICNLYFLDGMDTEKAVQTLHQEWKKAEIICDQQIIQEISDRIFNPSALNNGKPLVLFVKGTNFQIQVWRGLLQIPFGSITTYQSLAAAIGRPTAARAVGNAVGSNPISYLIPCHRVIRESGELGGYRWGIERKTAILGWEASTVRRKSKVKSQKVNISVY from the coding sequence ATGAATCCTATAAAAGAAGAGAGTGTAGACTACAGTGAGGACTATGAGCGAATTGCCCAAGCGATCGCTTTTATGCGAGAACATCACCTAAATCAGCCAGATTTGGCAACCATAGCTGAATATGTGAATTTGAGTGAATACCATTTTCAACGCTTGTTTAGCAAGTGGGCGGGTATCAGTCCAAAGCGTTTTCTGCAATATCTCACAGTCGAATATGCTAAATCGAGAATTGCCCAAACCAAGAGCCTTTTAGACTTAACATTAGATGTAGGCTTATCCAGTCCAGGACGTTTACACGATCTATTTGTCAATTTAGAAGCCATGTCACCCGGCGAATTCAAAACGGGAGGGACAGGGTTACAAATTTGGTATGGTATTCATGATACGCCGTTTGGTAAGTCTCTAATTGCTACCACAGCCCGTGGTATTTGTAATCTTTATTTTTTGGATGGGATGGATACAGAGAAGGCTGTGCAAACTCTGCATCAGGAGTGGAAAAAAGCTGAAATAATCTGTGATCAGCAGATAATTCAAGAAATTAGCGATCGCATCTTTAATCCATCAGCATTAAACAATGGTAAACCTTTGGTTTTATTCGTGAAAGGCACTAATTTTCAAATTCAAGTTTGGCGTGGACTCCTGCAAATCCCCTTTGGGAGCATCACAACCTATCAAAGTTTAGCAGCAGCTATCGGTCGCCCAACCGCTGCTAGAGCCGTAGGCAATGCTGTAGGTAGCAATCCCATCAGTTACTTAATTCCCTGCCATCGAGTGATTCGAGAGTCAGGCGAATTGGGTGGTTATCGCTGGGGAATTGAACGTAAAACCGCCATTCTTGGCTGGGAAGCTAGTACAGTACGGCGGAAGTCAAAAGTCAAAAGTCAAAAGGTTAATATATCGGTGTACTGA
- a CDS encoding leucine-rich repeat domain-containing protein, producing MTEEELLKVIEQAATEGVTELDLSGNNLTALPPEIGKLTQLKKLILGKYQYDQEGYIVDIIGNNLSALPKELGLLNQLEELLVLANHLTTLPSAIGQLTNLQTFVLKYNQLSSLPREIGQLSHLQLLDIRSNQLSSLPREIGQLSHLQLLYLRSNQLSSLPREIEQLTNLRSLDLGDNQLSSLPREIGQLFNLQSLYLYKNRLIDLPSEIGQLSHLESLNLGDNQLSNLPREIGQLSNLRSLGLGENQLSSLPNEFTQLTNLQRLDLSFNQLSSLPKKIGQLTNLQWLILHNNQLSSLPSEIGQLTNLRSLDLADFI from the coding sequence ATGACCGAGGAAGAACTGCTAAAAGTAATTGAACAAGCAGCGACAGAGGGTGTAACAGAACTCGACCTCTCTGGTAACAACTTAACGGCTTTACCACCTGAAATTGGTAAGCTAACTCAACTCAAAAAGCTAATTCTCGGCAAATATCAATATGATCAAGAGGGTTATATTGTCGATATTATCGGTAACAATCTGAGCGCTTTACCTAAGGAACTTGGTTTGCTCAATCAACTTGAAGAACTTCTAGTTCTTGCCAATCACTTAACAACTCTGCCAAGCGCAATTGGACAACTCACTAACCTGCAAACGTTTGTCCTCAAATATAATCAACTAAGCAGTTTACCAAGAGAAATAGGACAACTTTCTCACTTGCAATTGCTCGACATCAGGAGCAATCAATTGAGCAGTCTGCCAAGAGAAATAGGACAACTTTCTCACTTGCAATTGCTATATCTCAGGAGCAATCAATTGAGCAGTCTGCCCAGGGAAATAGAACAACTTACTAATTTGCGATCGCTCGATTTGGGCGACAACCAACTGAGCAGCTTACCGAGAGAAATCGGACAACTTTTTAACTTACAATCTCTCTACCTCTACAAAAATCGCTTAATCGATCTACCGAGCGAAATCGGACAACTTTCTCACCTGGAATCGCTTAACCTGGGTGACAATCAACTGAGCAATCTGCCGAGAGAAATCGGGCAACTTTCTAACTTGCGATCGCTGGGACTGGGCGAAAATCAATTGAGTAGTCTGCCAAATGAATTTACACAACTTACCAACTTACAAAGGCTCGACCTTAGCTTTAATCAACTGAGCAGTCTACCCAAAAAAATAGGACAACTTACTAACTTACAATGGCTTATTTTACACAACAATCAACTAAGCAGTTTGCCTAGTGAAATAGGACAACTTACTAATTTGCGATCGCTTGACTTGGCCGACTTCATCTGA
- the yidD gene encoding membrane protein insertion efficiency factor YidD, with amino-acid sequence MSVTTIATQAAIASLNVYQQHLSPYKGFSCPHRLLNGGESCSDYVKRVLINQNLQTAIQMAPQRFRACKLAAQTLQSQRAEGGCIVIPCCIPI; translated from the coding sequence ATGTCAGTTACTACAATAGCCACACAGGCTGCGATCGCATCTCTCAATGTGTATCAACAGCATCTTTCACCTTACAAAGGTTTCTCCTGTCCTCATCGGTTGCTTAATGGTGGTGAATCTTGCTCTGACTACGTAAAACGTGTACTAATTAACCAAAACTTGCAAACAGCTATCCAAATGGCTCCTCAGAGATTCAGAGCTTGTAAACTTGCCGCTCAAACTCTGCAAAGTCAGCGGGCAGAGGGTGGATGTATTGTTATTCCCTGCTGTATCCCGATTTAA
- a CDS encoding FAD-dependent oxidoreductase has product MQARVLVIGGGVSGLTTALCLLQDGFAVTVVSEKFAPNNTSVVAGALWEWPPAVCGSHRHPVSLERSKSWCMVSYNKFLNLAANKETGVYNRDVVFYYKKPIEQTLELQKMNELQMRVLRFRRDKTLIDWYGINRDTGVVDAYTYLAPQVDTDIYMQWLYSQVKESGCKIVEAKISGNLAEIQEQLKSQFSVDIIVNCSGLGSIELTNDDMYPLRGALIRVKNDGVSMPRVTTSHCMTFDNSVGGQNMIFILPRGEKTLLLGGLVEPDKWELDINLENYEPIQDMWNRCLNFMPSLKDATIDAAEPVRVGLRPGRKDNIRLERELGTDIIHNYGHGGSGVTLSWGCAQEVVQIVKSRTGAQEVVQMANSRA; this is encoded by the coding sequence ATGCAAGCTAGGGTTCTCGTAATTGGTGGAGGCGTGAGTGGATTGACAACTGCACTATGCCTACTACAAGATGGATTTGCAGTAACAGTAGTTTCTGAAAAATTTGCACCAAACAATACTTCGGTTGTTGCTGGAGCTTTGTGGGAGTGGCCTCCTGCTGTCTGTGGTTCTCACCGTCACCCAGTTTCCTTAGAACGCTCTAAAAGCTGGTGCATGGTTTCGTACAATAAATTCCTGAATCTGGCAGCTAATAAGGAGACGGGAGTTTATAACCGGGATGTCGTGTTCTACTACAAAAAACCCATAGAGCAGACACTGGAATTGCAGAAGATGAATGAATTGCAGATGAGGGTGCTGCGATTTAGGCGGGATAAAACATTAATTGACTGGTATGGTATCAACCGTGATACAGGAGTTGTGGATGCATACACCTATTTAGCACCCCAAGTAGATACTGACATTTATATGCAGTGGTTGTACAGTCAGGTGAAAGAGTCCGGCTGTAAGATCGTTGAAGCCAAAATCTCTGGCAATTTGGCTGAAATTCAAGAGCAGCTAAAAAGTCAATTTAGTGTAGATATAATTGTTAATTGTTCTGGGCTTGGCTCAATTGAACTCACCAACGACGATATGTATCCTTTGCGTGGAGCGCTGATTCGTGTCAAAAATGATGGCGTGTCGATGCCTCGCGTTACAACATCTCACTGCATGACTTTTGACAATAGTGTTGGTGGGCAAAATATGATTTTTATTCTACCGCGCGGTGAAAAGACCCTACTGTTGGGCGGTTTAGTTGAGCCAGACAAGTGGGAGTTGGACATAAACTTAGAGAACTACGAACCAATCCAAGATATGTGGAATCGTTGCCTAAACTTCATGCCAAGCCTCAAAGATGCCACTATCGATGCAGCAGAACCAGTCCGGGTGGGACTGCGCCCAGGGCGAAAAGACAACATCCGCTTGGAGCGAGAACTAGGAACAGACATTATTCATAACTATGGACATGGTGGTTCTGGAGTAACTTTGTCTTGGGGTTGCGCTCAAGAAGTTGTCCAGATTGTCAAATCTAGGACTGGCGCTCAAGAAGTTGTACAGATGGCTAACTCTAGGGCTTGA
- a CDS encoding ABC transporter ATP-binding protein, whose translation MRSPNPIIAPEQKATQQLSTLQRFLQYLRPYKKEIPIALTLVTIGASTQAIGPFLLGWSIDHLIAQGNLLGLLLMLGLLALIYGVGVWAIRGQILRVGWIMQRLLAQLRQDIFLKIQSLPLSFFDRSEAGDLMSRLLNDVNTVNQAFGQTIAQMLGNTFSLVGIVIAMLAINLQLGLLSNLVIPLMIFTTSLFARWARARFRVTRQTIGELSAKLEEDIGSVREAQAFNRVNLNIAEFDALNAANRDANVEAVAITAAFLPSIDFLNTLATAGVLAYGGYLGVTGAATVGVVTSFLLYVQQFFRPIQILSQFYTQAQSAFAGLERIFSLLDEPSQLQDAADAVEMPPIQGEVTFEQVTFGYNPDQLVLKGVDLHASPGQMVALVGPTGSGKSTIINLILRFYDVSGGAVKIDSFDVRSVTQASLRRQIGIVLQDNILFSGTVAENIAFGVPHATQADIEAAAQMANVHEFITSLSAGYATQLGERGAPLSQGQRQLISIARAILINPRILILDEATSSIDTRTEALVQTAIARLLKGRTSFVIAHRLSTVTQADQVLVIQQGQIVEQGSHAELVEQQGVYANLYALQLGAAST comes from the coding sequence ATGAGAAGCCCCAATCCCATCATTGCACCAGAACAAAAAGCAACTCAACAACTCTCCACCTTACAGCGCTTTTTACAATACCTGCGACCCTATAAAAAAGAAATTCCCATAGCTTTGACATTAGTAACAATTGGTGCATCGACCCAGGCGATCGGGCCATTTTTGCTTGGCTGGTCGATTGATCACCTAATTGCTCAGGGAAATCTGCTAGGACTACTCCTCATGTTAGGACTACTAGCACTAATCTATGGAGTTGGTGTCTGGGCAATTCGGGGGCAAATTCTCCGCGTCGGTTGGATAATGCAGCGCTTGTTGGCGCAATTGCGGCAAGATATTTTTCTGAAAATCCAGAGTTTGCCACTTAGCTTTTTCGATCGCAGCGAAGCAGGCGATTTAATGAGCCGCCTGCTCAACGATGTCAATACCGTGAATCAGGCATTTGGACAAACGATCGCCCAAATGTTGGGTAACACTTTCAGTTTGGTTGGCATTGTTATTGCCATGCTCGCAATCAACCTGCAACTTGGCTTGTTGAGTAACCTAGTCATACCGCTGATGATTTTCACAACCAGCTTGTTTGCACGCTGGGCTAGAGCCAGATTCCGCGTCACCCGCCAGACAATTGGCGAACTTTCCGCCAAATTAGAAGAAGACATTGGTAGTGTGCGAGAAGCACAGGCATTTAATCGTGTAAATCTCAACATCGCCGAATTCGACGCTCTTAATGCTGCCAATCGAGATGCTAATGTCGAAGCAGTAGCAATTACTGCCGCATTTTTACCCTCAATCGATTTTCTCAACACCCTCGCAACCGCCGGTGTACTTGCTTATGGTGGCTATCTCGGCGTGACGGGAGCCGCAACAGTGGGTGTAGTCACATCCTTTTTACTTTACGTTCAGCAGTTCTTTCGCCCTATTCAAATCCTCAGCCAATTTTATACCCAAGCTCAGTCCGCCTTTGCCGGATTAGAGCGGATATTTTCGTTGCTGGATGAACCATCACAACTCCAAGATGCAGCCGATGCTGTGGAAATGCCCCCCATTCAGGGCGAGGTGACATTTGAGCAGGTGACATTTGGCTATAATCCCGATCAACTCGTCCTCAAAGGAGTGGATTTACACGCCTCTCCCGGACAGATGGTGGCGTTAGTTGGACCAACGGGATCGGGAAAAAGTACCATCATTAATTTAATTTTGCGCTTTTATGATGTGTCTGGTGGTGCTGTAAAAATTGATAGTTTTGATGTGCGTAGTGTTACTCAAGCCAGCTTGCGCCGTCAGATTGGCATTGTCCTCCAAGACAATATTCTTTTTAGTGGTACAGTTGCTGAAAATATTGCCTTTGGCGTTCCCCACGCCACCCAAGCCGATATCGAAGCAGCAGCACAGATGGCGAATGTGCATGAATTCATTACCTCATTATCAGCAGGTTATGCAACTCAATTGGGTGAACGGGGTGCGCCTCTGAGTCAAGGACAGCGCCAACTGATTAGTATCGCCCGGGCGATATTAATTAACCCCCGAATTCTGATTCTGGATGAAGCAACCAGCAGCATTGATACCCGTACAGAAGCACTCGTACAAACTGCGATCGCCCGCTTGCTCAAAGGACGTACCAGTTTTGTCATCGCCCACCGTCTCAGCACAGTTACCCAAGCCGATCAAGTATTAGTGATTCAGCAAGGACAAATCGTCGAACAGGGTAGCCATGCAGAACTCGTTGAGCAACAGGGAGTCTACGCCAACCTCTACGCCCTCCAACTAGGTGCAGCATCAACATAG
- a CDS encoding M90 family metallopeptidase, with amino-acid sequence MIKLIIIFLILGLIVTTILISPVLIQQRRNRLKRRPFSPLWNAIVENNLPVYLCLSSSERKRLQGHIQVFLAEKQFIGCRGLQVTEEMKLTIASVACLLLLNERGEYFSKLRSILIYPGTYFVNQTVATSNYVVEERREARLGESWSRDQIVLSWEQVEQDIHNWKDGHNVILHEFAHQLDQEDGKADGVPILQRNSDYGNWARVMTAEYQQLCNLIEQDVKTIIDSYGATNPAEFFAVVTETFFEQPQQLLEHHPTLYELLQGYYQVDPTQWI; translated from the coding sequence ATGATTAAACTAATTATTATTTTCCTAATACTAGGGTTAATTGTGACTACTATTTTAATTAGCCCAGTCCTGATCCAACAGCGCAGAAACCGTCTAAAACGTCGTCCTTTCTCTCCACTATGGAATGCCATTGTTGAGAATAATCTTCCCGTTTATTTGTGTCTTTCTTCCTCTGAACGTAAAAGACTTCAGGGACATATTCAAGTATTTTTGGCAGAAAAACAATTTATTGGCTGTAGAGGTTTGCAGGTGACAGAAGAAATGAAACTAACCATTGCATCTGTCGCCTGTTTGCTGCTGCTGAATGAGCGAGGGGAATATTTTTCTAAACTGCGTTCAATTCTAATTTATCCCGGCACTTATTTTGTTAACCAAACCGTCGCCACTAGCAATTATGTTGTGGAAGAAAGGCGTGAGGCGAGACTAGGGGAATCATGGAGTCGTGACCAAATAGTATTGTCTTGGGAACAGGTGGAACAAGATATTCACAACTGGAAAGATGGACATAATGTGATTCTGCATGAATTTGCCCACCAATTAGATCAAGAGGATGGCAAAGCAGACGGTGTTCCTATTTTGCAGCGAAATTCAGATTATGGGAATTGGGCTAGGGTGATGACAGCAGAATATCAACAACTCTGCAATCTTATTGAACAGGATGTGAAAACTATAATTGATAGCTATGGTGCTACTAATCCCGCTGAATTTTTTGCCGTAGTCACTGAGACATTTTTTGAGCAGCCGCAGCAATTGCTAGAGCATCATCCGACATTGTATGAGCTACTACAAGGCTATTATCAAGTAGATCCTACACAATGGATTTAG
- a CDS encoding bifunctional diguanylate cyclase/phosphodiesterase, with protein sequence MTQNRKLYLYTFLAQFGFLKKSYTAKILLVAFLGTHIPLLALLGSFVISNSYSWEIAARVLLTALLATLAGTAATLYAINNLLAPVILTSTALQDYLNTKTLPELPTEFVDEVGTLMADTSQTLQKLDELIHYISNYDEVTGLPNRDLFCDRLSQTLSPPQNNQRLVAVLSLGIDDFTVTSHGLEHESSKLLLRAVAQRLTSCMGQTEILAYVSAGEFAIARTEIPSFESVIKLSQLLLSTIAKPFSLDGNSIHITASIGITIDGLDGLNSVDQLLQQAHIALYQARQQGRSQNKFYSPEMNAQLQKRMSLENELHGALERNEMLVYYQPLVDLHSGKVTALEALVRWQHPTRGLVSPVEFIPIAEANGLIVPIGEWVLRTACAQNRAWQLTGFPPVRMSVNLSGRQFEKANLVEIVKQTLEETGLAASDLELEVTESFLMTDIQHSVRTLQKLRELGISLALDDFGTGYSSLNYLKRFPVNMLKIDRSFVQDVTSNADSAAVTDAIIALAKSLHLNITAEGVETQEQLDYLQMRGCNEGQGFYFSRPISAEAIAQILEKGYSMMELLTA encoded by the coding sequence ATGACGCAAAACCGTAAGCTTTACCTCTACACTTTCCTGGCTCAATTCGGATTTCTCAAGAAAAGTTACACCGCCAAAATTTTGTTGGTGGCTTTTTTAGGTACTCACATACCTCTTCTGGCTTTACTCGGCAGTTTTGTCATTTCAAATTCCTATTCTTGGGAGATAGCAGCACGAGTTTTACTGACTGCGTTGTTGGCAACGTTAGCGGGTACAGCAGCCACACTTTACGCCATAAACAACCTGCTTGCCCCAGTCATTTTGACCTCTACTGCATTACAAGACTATTTAAATACCAAGACTTTACCGGAACTGCCCACGGAATTTGTGGATGAAGTGGGTACATTAATGGCAGATACCTCTCAAACTCTGCAAAAATTAGATGAGTTAATTCACTACATCTCTAACTATGATGAAGTAACTGGATTGCCTAATCGAGATTTGTTTTGCGATCGCCTCTCACAGACTTTATCCCCACCTCAAAATAACCAGCGATTGGTAGCTGTGCTTTCGTTAGGTATCGATGATTTTACAGTGACTAGTCATGGCTTGGAGCATGAGTCATCAAAGTTGCTTTTAAGAGCAGTTGCCCAGCGTTTAACATCTTGCATGGGTCAGACAGAAATTCTCGCCTATGTGAGTGCAGGTGAATTTGCGATCGCCCGTACAGAAATTCCTTCTTTTGAGAGTGTGATCAAGCTATCCCAGTTACTGTTGAGTACCATAGCAAAACCCTTTTCTCTGGATGGTAACTCGATTCATATCACAGCTAGCATCGGGATCACAATTGATGGACTGGATGGGCTAAATAGTGTAGATCAACTCTTACAACAGGCTCACATCGCACTCTACCAGGCGAGGCAACAAGGGCGTAGCCAAAACAAGTTTTATTCACCAGAGATGAATGCTCAGTTGCAAAAGCGAATGTCCTTAGAAAACGAGCTACATGGAGCCCTGGAGCGCAACGAAATGTTAGTTTATTATCAACCTTTGGTTGATTTGCATAGCGGAAAAGTGACGGCATTAGAAGCTCTGGTTCGTTGGCAACATCCTACTAGGGGTTTGGTTTCTCCAGTCGAGTTTATTCCCATTGCCGAAGCTAATGGTTTAATTGTGCCCATTGGTGAATGGGTTTTGCGAACTGCTTGCGCCCAAAATCGTGCTTGGCAACTCACTGGATTCCCTCCTGTGCGGATGTCAGTGAATCTGTCAGGACGGCAGTTTGAGAAAGCAAATTTGGTGGAGATTGTCAAGCAGACTCTGGAAGAGACGGGATTGGCAGCATCCGATCTAGAACTGGAAGTGACTGAAAGTTTCTTGATGACTGACATTCAGCACTCTGTGAGAACCTTACAAAAATTACGAGAACTGGGCATATCCCTAGCACTAGATGACTTTGGCACTGGCTATTCTTCTTTGAACTACTTAAAGCGTTTTCCTGTGAACATGCTCAAAATTGATCGGTCATTTGTGCAGGATGTGACATCTAATGCTGATAGTGCTGCTGTGACTGATGCCATTATTGCGTTGGCTAAAAGCCTCCATTTAAACATCACAGCAGAAGGTGTAGAAACACAAGAACAACTTGACTACCTGCAAATGCGCGGGTGTAATGAAGGCCAAGGATTCTACTTCAGTCGTCCTATTTCCGCTGAGGCGATCGCTCAGATATTAGAGAAAGGTTATTCAATGATGGAGTTGCTTACTGCATAG
- a CDS encoding catalase family protein, which yields MSNPTESTAGEEALVDEILATSLQAQQNTGPDLRQIHTKSHGLLWGEFIVEPNLPEELRVGLFKTSQTYPAWIRFSSGGAPEKRGKLRSDRDPDVRGIAIKVLNVEGQKILDDEENTQDFTLNSYPTFFTKDIRDYADIFKAGSGQLTPERLQELAPVFALLQEITSKKVGNPLLIQYWSMAPFKFGNRIVKLSVKSQQPEQPPETLPESDKYLREAIVKYLTEDGQDAYFDFLIQFYVDEEKTPIENHIQEWLESDSPLIKVATVRIPSQTFDFEERKRLDEGLLFAPWHTLLEHEPVGSINLSRKKLYSELAKYRREQIAKRLREPQPYTALQDSPQ from the coding sequence ATGAGTAATCCAACAGAATCTACTGCTGGGGAAGAAGCGTTGGTTGACGAAATTCTCGCCACTAGTCTTCAAGCGCAGCAAAACACAGGCCCAGACCTCCGCCAAATTCACACTAAAAGTCATGGTCTACTCTGGGGAGAGTTTATTGTTGAGCCAAATCTTCCCGAAGAACTGAGAGTAGGTTTGTTCAAAACGTCTCAAACCTATCCTGCTTGGATTCGCTTTTCCAGTGGTGGCGCACCTGAAAAACGCGGTAAATTACGCTCTGATAGAGATCCCGATGTGCGCGGTATTGCTATTAAGGTGCTGAATGTAGAAGGACAAAAAATCTTGGATGATGAAGAAAACACCCAAGACTTTACACTCAACAGTTATCCCACTTTCTTCACTAAAGACATTCGTGACTATGCCGATATCTTCAAAGCAGGGAGTGGACAACTAACTCCAGAACGGCTGCAAGAACTTGCTCCTGTCTTTGCGCTCTTGCAAGAAATCACCAGCAAGAAAGTCGGGAATCCGCTGTTAATTCAGTATTGGAGCATGGCTCCATTTAAATTTGGGAATCGCATTGTCAAATTGTCTGTAAAATCTCAACAGCCAGAACAACCTCCCGAAACACTTCCAGAATCTGATAAATACTTGCGAGAAGCAATAGTTAAGTACTTGACAGAAGATGGTCAAGATGCATATTTCGATTTTCTGATCCAATTTTATGTGGATGAGGAAAAGACACCAATTGAAAATCACATCCAGGAATGGCTAGAAAGCGATTCACCATTGATCAAAGTTGCCACCGTCCGTATTCCTTCTCAGACATTCGACTTTGAAGAACGCAAGCGCCTTGATGAAGGTTTGTTATTTGCACCTTGGCACACGTTGCTAGAGCATGAACCTGTTGGGAGTATAAATCTGTCTCGCAAAAAGCTTTACAGCGAACTCGCAAAATATCGGCGAGAACAAATTGCTAAACGCTTGCGCGAACCACAACCTTATACAGCGTTGCAAGATAGTCCGCAGTAA
- the ilvA gene encoding threonine ammonia-lyase, biosynthetic, with protein sequence MYCDYLVQILTARVYDVAQETPLEYAPNLSARLNNKLLLKREDMQSVFSFKLRGAYNKMVNLSPELLAQGVIAASAGNHAQGVALSASRLGTRAIIVMPVTTPQMKVDAVKARGGEVILHGNTYDDAYAYARQLEAEKGLTFIHPFDDPDVIAGQGTIGMEILRQYQQPIHAIFVAIGGGGLISGIAAYVKRLRPEIKIIGVEPVDADAMNQSLKAGHRVRLSQVGLFADGVAVREVGEETFHLCQQYVDEIILVDTDDTCAAIKDVFEDTRSILEPAGALAIAAAKAYAEREQIQGQTLIAVACGANMNFDRLRFVAERAEFGERREAIFAVTIPEAPGSLRKFCECIGDRNLTEFNYRIADQTTAHIFVGMQIQNRADAAKMVETFETCGFQTIDLTDDELTKLHLRHMVGGHSPLAHNELLYRFEFPERPGALMKFLGSMSPDWNISMFHYRNNGADYGRIVVGIQVPPHEMQEWQAFLDSLGYQYWDESHNLAYKLFLG encoded by the coding sequence ATGTATTGCGACTACTTGGTACAAATCCTGACAGCCCGCGTATACGATGTTGCCCAAGAAACACCTCTAGAATATGCCCCGAATCTTTCCGCACGACTGAATAATAAGTTGCTGCTGAAGCGGGAAGATATGCAATCAGTCTTTTCTTTTAAATTGCGGGGTGCTTATAACAAAATGGTGAACTTGTCACCAGAACTACTAGCACAAGGTGTAATTGCGGCATCCGCAGGCAACCATGCCCAAGGAGTCGCCCTCAGTGCTAGTCGCCTGGGAACACGAGCGATTATTGTTATGCCGGTGACTACGCCCCAAATGAAGGTGGATGCAGTTAAGGCTCGCGGGGGAGAAGTGATTTTACATGGAAATACTTACGATGATGCCTATGCTTATGCTCGTCAATTAGAAGCAGAAAAGGGACTCACTTTTATTCATCCCTTTGATGATCCCGATGTGATTGCGGGACAAGGGACAATTGGGATGGAAATTTTGCGGCAATATCAGCAGCCCATCCATGCAATATTTGTCGCCATTGGTGGGGGCGGGTTGATTTCGGGGATTGCAGCTTATGTTAAACGGTTGCGTCCAGAAATTAAGATTATTGGCGTTGAACCTGTTGATGCTGATGCGATGAATCAATCACTAAAAGCCGGACATCGGGTGCGATTATCTCAGGTGGGTTTATTTGCCGATGGGGTGGCGGTGCGAGAAGTAGGAGAGGAAACTTTCCACTTGTGTCAGCAGTATGTGGATGAAATTATTTTGGTGGATACAGATGACACCTGTGCGGCAATTAAAGACGTGTTTGAGGATACACGATCGATTTTAGAACCAGCGGGGGCATTAGCGATCGCTGCAGCTAAAGCCTACGCCGAACGGGAACAAATCCAAGGACAAACCCTAATCGCTGTAGCTTGCGGTGCAAACATGAATTTTGACCGCCTGCGCTTTGTCGCCGAACGCGCCGAGTTTGGCGAACGCCGCGAAGCCATCTTTGCAGTGACAATTCCTGAAGCACCGGGTAGTCTCCGCAAGTTTTGTGAATGTATTGGCGATCGCAATTTAACTGAGTTCAATTATCGCATTGCTGATCAAACAACAGCCCATATTTTCGTGGGGATGCAAATTCAAAACCGTGCTGATGCAGCAAAAATGGTAGAAACATTTGAAACCTGCGGCTTCCAAACCATTGACCTCACCGACGATGAACTGACAAAATTGCATTTACGGCATATGGTCGGTGGGCACTCTCCCCTAGCACATAATGAATTACTCTATCGTTTTGAGTTTCCCGAACGCCCTGGTGCATTAATGAAATTTCTCGGCTCCATGAGTCCCGACTGGAATATTAGTATGTTTCACTACCGCAACAACGGCGCAGACTACGGGCGTATTGTCGTTGGTATTCAAGTACCACCCCACGAAATGCAGGAATGGCAAGCGTTTCTCGATTCCCTTGGCTATCAATATTGGGATGAAAGCCATAACTTAGCATACAAGCTGTTTTTGGGTTAG